The stretch of DNA ATATGCATGATTCAGAAAAATGATTGGTTCGTACGTGCTTTATTTGTGAACATGCTTTCTAAAAAACGACAATTTCTTTGTACTTAAAAAATCAAATGTTTATTGTTTCTTGTCATTGACAATAAGAATTATCCAGGCATTTTCCATCTAAAACAACTACAGTAGAAATTACACGATTAACGCTTTTTCCTGAAATACAAAAGTACCACAAGGAACACAGTTCCTTTCTAAATCATTAACTGAACGAAATTTTGATCACCTTTAATCAGGCAAATGTAACATTGTTAAATTGTGACAACGACCCTCTTCGATTTAGAGATTAAATATAGGTCGTATGTTCTAGAAATGCAAATGTATATAAGAGCACAATGgtacatactgtatatttacAGAAGGGACCGGATGAATATGAGTTTGACGATGTTTCCCAATAAAAAAATGTAAAAGAGCTAACCTTGACCTGTATTGTAGCACAGGAGTGACTTTGTTTTGCGACCTCTCTTCTCTAAAAGGCATTCTACATGAATCTGTCAAGTGCAGGTGCACAGTTTGCTTGTCGCATGTATGAATTATTGGCATTGAACTGTGCAAGTCCGTTCATCTGATGGTTGGATAAACCCAAAAGCTGATCGCTGTGATCCGAGCAGGAGTTGTGTCTCATGGGCGGCATGGCAAGTCGATTGGAAGGACAGTACATCTGGGTGTTATTGGCAGAGTAGCTGGCTTGAGATAGAGATAGGTGAGGAGGGGATGCAGAATACGAATAGGTCGTATTGGAAGTAATGCTGTTGGAAGACCTGTTCAACCCGGCCCCAGTCCCAGTCGGGCTTGCGGACTGGGATTGAAAACCGGAAACGTCCACTCCGCCAATTGAGCAACTGACCATTGGTCCAATTTCTCCGTTTAAATGAGAGTTTAAGTCAATCCCAGATGAGGCCTGCAAAACGGATTGTGGCCCGATGAGATTGTCAATACTGAACATCCTGTGTTGGGCCTGACTAACCGCTGCCCCCTGGTAGGGATGCAGCATGGCCTGGTTGTGGCTACTGCTGTGGACCTGCGGGCTATAGGCCGAACATACGCTGGGATACAGTGCATTGGGATAGGAAGGTCTCCCAACCGGAGTGGGGGTGAAGGCACTGGAATTCTGCATGTAACCTGGGTAAGTGGTGATGTCTGAGCGCTTGAAACGTTTCCTCCGACGTAAAAAGCTCCCGTTGTCGAACATATCTTCAGCTGCCGGATCCAGTGTCCAGTAATTGCCCTTCCCGGGGCGCCCGGGTTCGCGGGGGATCTTCACAAAACAATCATTTAGCGTTAGGTTGTGCCTTATGGAATTTTGCCACTTTTTGGAATTTTCCCTATAGAATGGGAA from Hemitrygon akajei chromosome 12, sHemAka1.3, whole genome shotgun sequence encodes:
- the foxe3 gene encoding forkhead box protein E3; the protein is MNLTDISYFTGACTMTAESQHSPTEASTASVSLESSADISLETPGKNEVMVKSEPQGSTPITEREDEEIGDIEGLIPTSGSRRRKRPIQRGKPPYSYIALIAMSIANSPERKLTLGGIYKFIMDRFPFYRENSKKWQNSIRHNLTLNDCFVKIPREPGRPGKGNYWTLDPAAEDMFDNGSFLRRRKRFKRSDITTYPGYMQNSSAFTPTPVGRPSYPNALYPSVCSAYSPQVHSSSHNQAMLHPYQGAAVSQAQHRMFSIDNLIGPQSVLQASSGIDLNSHLNGEIGPMVSCSIGGVDVSGFQSQSASPTGTGAGLNRSSNSITSNTTYSYSASPPHLSLSQASYSANNTQMYCPSNRLAMPPMRHNSCSDHSDQLLGLSNHQMNGLAQFNANNSYMRQANCAPALDRFM